A region of the Longimicrobium sp. genome:
GCTCAGGACGCTCGGCGTGCGGATGGAGCGCCACAACCGCACCGCCTCTGCCGTGGCGCGCTTCCTGGAGGCGCATCCCCGGGTGGAGCGGGTGTACTTCCCGGGGCTGGAGAGCCACCCGCAGCGCGCCGTCTTCGAAAAGCAGATGACGGGGCCGAGCGGCGTGCTGAGCTTCGAGCCGCGGGGCGGCGCCCCCGCCGCCGAGCGGCTGCTCTCGGCGCTGCGGCTTCCCGCGCGCGCCGCCAGCGTCGGCGGCGTAGAATCGCTGGTGGTCCGCCCCGCGGAGATGCTGGCCGCCTCGGTGTCGGCGGAGGAGTTCGCGGAAGCCGGGGTGAGCCCCGCCCTGGTGCGCCTGTCCGTGGGGCTCGAAGACGAAGGAGACCTGATCCATGACCTCGACACCGCGCTGAGCCACGTATGATGCCGACCGAGACCGAGTGGACGCTGCCTGCCCTGGACGCGATCAACGCCGCGGCCGAGCTGGTGCATGCCGTGATGCCGCCCACCCCCCAGTACCGATGGCCGCTGCTGGAGCGCCGGTGCGGCGTGGAGGTGTGGGCGAAGCACGAGAACCACACCCCGGTCGGCGCCTTCAAGGTCCGGGGGGGCCTCGTCTACATCGACCACCTGCGCGGCGACCGGGTCGCGGTGCCGGGGGTCGTGAGCGCCACGCGAGGAAACCATGGCCAGTCGATCGGCTTCGCCGCGCGGCGGTTCGGCATCCCGGCGGCCATCGTGGTACCCGAGGGGAACGCGCGCGAGAAGAATGCGGCAATGGAGGCGCTCGGCGTGGAGCTCATCGTGAGAGGGCGTGATTTCCAGGAGGCCTCGGAGGCGGCCGCGGAGATCGCGTCCGAGCGCGGCTGGCATCGGATTCCGGCGGTTCATCCCCTCCTGGTACGCGGCGTGGCGACGTATGCGCTCGAGTTCTTCCAGGGGGCGCCGGAGCTCGATGCCGTGTACGTGCCGGTGGGGATGGGGTCGGGGATCTGCGGGATGATCGCGGCGCGGAACGCGCTGGGACTGCGCACGGCGGTCATTGGCGTCGTCGCGGAAGGCGCGCCGGCGCTCGCCCTGTCTCTGGACGCGGGGACCGTGGTCTCGCACGAGGTCACGACGAAGGCCGCCGACGGAATGGCCTGCCGCACGCCCTCCCCCGATGCCCTGGCGATCATCGCGCGGGGCGCCGATCGCGTGGTACGGGTCAGCGACCCGGAGGTCGAATCGGCCATCGCGGCGATCTTCGCCGACACGCACAACGCGGTGGAAGGGGCGGGGGCCGCGGCGTTCGCGGGCTTGCTGAAGGAACGCGATCGATGGATGGGTCGTCGCGTGGGCATCGTGCTTACGGGTGCCAACATCGATTCGACGGAGCTGGGCCGCATCCTCTCGTCGCAGGGGGCTGCGTCGTGAGCGGCGGGATCGTCGTGCGCGAGGGCTCGCTGGCGGACGTCCCGGTGATCGCCCGCCACCGCACCGAGATGTTCCGGGACATGGGCGACCTGCGCCTGGAAGACGAGGAACCGATGCGGGTGAGGGTGGAAGGGTTCCTCCGCGACGCCTTCGCGGCGGGAACGTATCGCGCCTGGCTGGCCGCGCCGGCGTCGCGGCCATCGGAGACGATCGCGGGGGCCGGGGTGTTCATCCGGCCGATGATGCCCCGTCCGCGCGGGGACGGCGGCGGCGTCACCACCGGCGACGAAGCGCTGGTCATGAACGTCTTCACGGAGCGCGAGCATCGCGGCCGCGGCGCGGCGCGCCTGCTGATGCAGTGCGTGATCGACTGGGCGCGGGGCGCGGGCGTCGACTCCCTCGTGCTGCAGGCATCGG
Encoded here:
- a CDS encoding GNAT family N-acetyltransferase, which codes for MSGGIVVREGSLADVPVIARHRTEMFRDMGDLRLEDEEPMRVRVEGFLRDAFAAGTYRAWLAAPASRPSETIAGAGVFIRPMMPRPRGDGGGVTTGDEALVMNVFTEREHRGRGAARLLMQCVIDWARGAGVDSLVLQASAAGRPLYEQLGFVPTREMRFDRLHRSR
- a CDS encoding threonine dehydratase — encoded protein: MMPTETEWTLPALDAINAAAELVHAVMPPTPQYRWPLLERRCGVEVWAKHENHTPVGAFKVRGGLVYIDHLRGDRVAVPGVVSATRGNHGQSIGFAARRFGIPAAIVVPEGNAREKNAAMEALGVELIVRGRDFQEASEAAAEIASERGWHRIPAVHPLLVRGVATYALEFFQGAPELDAVYVPVGMGSGICGMIAARNALGLRTAVIGVVAEGAPALALSLDAGTVVSHEVTTKAADGMACRTPSPDALAIIARGADRVVRVSDPEVESAIAAIFADTHNAVEGAGAAAFAGLLKERDRWMGRRVGIVLTGANIDSTELGRILSSQGAAS
- a CDS encoding PLP-dependent transferase gives rise to the protein LRTLGVRMERHNRTASAVARFLEAHPRVERVYFPGLESHPQRAVFEKQMTGPSGVLSFEPRGGAPAAERLLSALRLPARAASVGGVESLVVRPAEMLAASVSAEEFAEAGVSPALVRLSVGLEDEGDLIHDLDTALSHV